One Mercurialis annua linkage group LG3, ddMerAnnu1.2, whole genome shotgun sequence DNA window includes the following coding sequences:
- the LOC126671440 gene encoding uncharacterized protein LOC126671440, with translation MKEKGKVAAQTMFDDDNQDQDQYNYAASYSEFPCKKHPSSSSVGICALCLKDRLLNLVCSDCGEQRLSSCSCSDQITSHRNSSASAAAEVGSVGRISFLIENENQGGNNTIFSQLNSSSKPSKSSRSKTDDVFLLKRSSSTTVEIKKKTGFWRIGKLFSKKREKGTNGGKNICERSSSVGGFEEKTDLWVVDYMGVSRSRSLCSFRGGGFFGSEDGTFSGARSSISAARSSISAARNSGVNAGGGGLGFDADRKSGFSEAEPRKSGFDSDQTEKVESCFNGGHNNNNTRRVFSLKESNFSSTMDDDSRFIDLKFDLASSDLNSGLVGQDQYSNEIGGFRVGERGIKRSRKSFKSWRWIFGHNYYLHSKKKEDDQQEIVVSNHA, from the coding sequence ATGAAAGAAAAAGGCAAAGTTGCAGCCCAGACCATGTTTGATGACGATAATCAAGATCAAGATCAATACAATTATGCTGCTTCTTACTCAGAATTCCCATGCAAGAAACACCCCTCATCTTCTTCAGTCGGTATCTGCGCTTTATGTCTTAAAGATCGTTTACTTAACCTCGTTTGCTCCGATTGCGGCGAGCAAAGATTATCTTCTTGCTCTTGCTCCGATCAGATCACTTCTCATCGGAACTCCTCCGCCTCCGCCGCCGCTGAAGTCGGCAGTGTCGGCCGTATCTCGTTCTTGATCGAAAACGAAAACCAAGGTGGTAACAATACCATTTTTTCGCAGTTGAATTCTAGTAGTAAACCGAGTAAAAGTAGCAGAAGCAAAACAGACGACGTGTTCTTGCTAAAAAGAAGCAGTAGTACCACCGTAGAGATCAAGAAAAAAACTGGATTTTGGAGGATTGGCAAGCTATTCAGCAAGAAACGAGAAAAGGGTACCAATGGCGGCAAAAATATTTGCGAGAGAAGCAGTAGCGTTGGTGGGTTCGAAGAAAAAACCGATCTTTGGGTGGTTGATTACATGGGTGTATCAAGATCAAGATCTTTATGCAGCTTCAGAGGCGGTGGTTTTTTCGGATCAGAAGATGGTACATTTTCCGGTGCTAGAAGCTCTATTTCCGCCGCCAGAAGTTCCATTTCCGCCGCTAGAAACTCCGGTGTCAACGCTGGTGGTGGTGGTTTGGGTTTTGATGCCGACAGAAAAAGTGGGTTCAGTGAAGCAGAGCCTAGAAAAAGTGGGTTTGATAGTGATCAGACAGAAAAAGTCGAGTCTTGTTTTAATGGAggacataataataataatactagGAGAGTGTTTTCACTTAAAGAAAGTAATTTCAGTTCTACTATGGATGATGATTCAAGATTTATAGATTTGAAATTTGATTTGGCGTCATCGGATTTAAATTCTGGATTAGTTGGACAGGATCAGTATAGTAATGAAATTGGGGGGTTTAGAGTTGGTGAGAGAGGGATTAAGAGAAGCAGGAAAAGTTTTAAGAGTTGGAGATGGATTTTCggacataattattatttacatTCTAAGAAGAAAGAAGATGATCAACAAGAGATTGTTGTCTCAAATCATGCTTAA
- the LOC126672838 gene encoding uncharacterized protein LOC126672838 — MYVTKPLSMYVRNPSAVSLPPPEGPNSGILVIQDEEPERTGCFGSCKNIPVREFPFPQNKNLRVEYVEDDLEGQLVHVNRVVFVPVMNQPLSSNLYYCIERKGKHKGLASCINTAQGASFSVNENFSVSQ; from the exons ATGTATGTGACAAAACCTCTGTCTATGTATGTAAGAAATCCATCAGCTGTTTCATTACCACCGCCAGAGGGTCCGAATTCCGGCATACTAGTAATTCAAGACGAAGAACCTGAACGTACCGGCTGTTTTGGATCGTGCAAGAACATTCCTGTAAGAGAGTTTCCTTTTCCGCAGAATAAGAATTTGAGAGTTGAATATGTTGAAGATGATTTGGAAGGTCAGCTAGTTCATGTAAACAGAGTTGTATTTGTTCCTGTCATGAATCAACCTCTCTCTTCTAATCTCTACTACTGCATCGAGCGAAAGGGAAAGCATAAAGG ATTAGCTTCTTGTATAAATACAGCTCAAGGAGCATCTTTTTCTGTTAATGAAAATTTCTCAGTTTCTCAATaa
- the LOC126675472 gene encoding uncharacterized protein LOC126675472 isoform X1, producing the protein MNLLKLNSHVFHSHNFHFSHFHSIPHEFKFPFKPFTPLPLPSTPTFKVSSFSKAEPSFFDNKEQLQDGYASGKEFEYLAQDGAVYQNTLRLVECSMFAAVSGLVYFLSVSLSIENYFGCFFSLPIVISSLRWGVAGGRKTMVATAMLLFVLSGPLKALTYLLTHGVVGFTMGSLWRLKADWGLSILACTIARASGAMGYVFLTSFLIRENILALITINIHASLTVIFSVIGVNTIPSMNLIYTLFGILVLLNSASFVFLLHLLYSVFLTRLGMRDSLRLPKWLEKAL; encoded by the exons ATGAACCTCCTCAAACTCAACTCCCATGTCTTCCACTCCCACAATTTCCATTTCTCCCATTTTCACTCAATTCCTCATGAATTCAAATTCCCATTCAAGCCCTTCACTCCTTTGCCACTTCCCTCCACACCCACCTTCAAAGTCTCAAGCTTTTCAAAAGCTGAACCTTCATTTTTTGACAATAAAGAACAACTACAAGATGGGTATGCTAGTGGAAAAGAATTTGAATACTTGGCTCAAGATGGTGCAGTTTATCAGAATACTCTTAGACTGGTGGAGTGCTCTATGTTTGCTGCTGTTTCTGGTCTTGTTTATTTCTTGAGCGTTTCTTTATCCATTGAG AATTATTTTGGATGCTTCTTCTCACTGCCTATAGTAATCTCTTCATTGCGATGGGGCGTTGCTGGTGGAAGGAAGACAATG GTCGCGACAGCTATGCTTTTGTTTGTCTTGTCTGGTCCGCTGAAAGCTTTAACATATCTG CTAACACATGGCGTAGTTGGTTTCACAATGGGTTCTTTGTGGAG GTTGAAAGCGGATTGGGGTCTTTCTATACTCGCATGCACAATT GCTCGAGCATCAGGTGCCATGGGGTATGTCTTCTTAACCTCATTCTTGATAAGAGAAAACATACTTGCTTTG ATTACGATAAACATTCATGCTTCTCTGACGGTTATATTTTCTGTGATTGGTGTCAATACAATTCCATCAATGAATCTGATTTACACCTTGTTTGGGATCCTG GTATTGCTGAATAGTGCGTCTTTCGTGTTTTTACTACACCTTTTATATTCCGTGTTTCTTACACGGCTCGGGATGAGAGATTCATTGAGATTGCCAAAATGGCTGGAGAAAGCATTGTAA
- the LOC126675472 gene encoding uncharacterized protein LOC126675472 isoform X2, translating into MNLLKLNSHVFHSHNFHFSHFHSIPHEFKFPFKPFTPLPLPSTPTFKVSSFSKAEPSFFDNKEQLQDGYASGKEFEYLAQDGAVYQNTLRLVECSMFAAVSGLVYFLSVSLSIENYFGCFFSLPIVISSLRWGVAGGRKTMVATAMLLFVLSGPLKALTYLLTHGVVGFTMGSLWRLKADWGLSILACTIARASGAMGLR; encoded by the exons ATGAACCTCCTCAAACTCAACTCCCATGTCTTCCACTCCCACAATTTCCATTTCTCCCATTTTCACTCAATTCCTCATGAATTCAAATTCCCATTCAAGCCCTTCACTCCTTTGCCACTTCCCTCCACACCCACCTTCAAAGTCTCAAGCTTTTCAAAAGCTGAACCTTCATTTTTTGACAATAAAGAACAACTACAAGATGGGTATGCTAGTGGAAAAGAATTTGAATACTTGGCTCAAGATGGTGCAGTTTATCAGAATACTCTTAGACTGGTGGAGTGCTCTATGTTTGCTGCTGTTTCTGGTCTTGTTTATTTCTTGAGCGTTTCTTTATCCATTGAG AATTATTTTGGATGCTTCTTCTCACTGCCTATAGTAATCTCTTCATTGCGATGGGGCGTTGCTGGTGGAAGGAAGACAATG GTCGCGACAGCTATGCTTTTGTTTGTCTTGTCTGGTCCGCTGAAAGCTTTAACATATCTG CTAACACATGGCGTAGTTGGTTTCACAATGGGTTCTTTGTGGAG GTTGAAAGCGGATTGGGGTCTTTCTATACTCGCATGCACAATT GCTCGAGCATCAGGTGCCATGGG ATTACGATAA